Genomic DNA from Lactuca sativa cultivar Salinas chromosome 8, Lsat_Salinas_v11, whole genome shotgun sequence:
TGTCTAGTGATAAGATCATTCATGGGAATTTGGTAAATTAGAAATTTCTTGGGAACTCACATCTCTCTCAATAAAAATGATTTCATTTAGGTTCTCAAACCATATATCTTCTATCTCAACAAGCCAGCACATCAATGTGGATATGACAAATAACCATTGTTTaacatttaaaaataatactcctcaaaattgtgtaaattatttGAACTCCAAAATACTTCTATAATAagttttttataatttaaatatattcATCAAAGTCACATTTAAAAAGAAATAATACTTTGAATTAGAAAATAGAATATTAGTCTGCAGTCCCATATTGAAGAGTGGATCGATAGGATCTTAATTTATGTATGCAATTGGCAGCAGGATGAGTTATCTTTTGCTTCTTTAAGTAAATCAGTTGCAGTTTGACAACTGTTTGTCTCATTATCATCTTTATAACCGGCCACATAAGTTTACAATATTAGGCTATGGCTCTATTCAACCCTAGAAATCATTTCTCCATTGTTTGGTCCATATTCTTGACCAAATTATACCGGTTTTACATGGTTTAGATCTTAACATTGATGGATGGTCTGATGGTCATTTTCATCATTCAACATGGCCAGTCAGACGTATAATTAGACAACATATTTTCAGTCATAATCAAACAACACATGAGTCAGATCTGGTCCAAGTAGCAACTATCATGCAACAactttacactttttttttacgtatttatgtgATCTTGATGTTTCATGTTATTACCAAATTATGAAATAGAGTATATCATCACTTGGTAAATGTTTTTGAACAAATTGAAATATGACTGCATAAATCATCGACTTTGCTGGCTTGTTGCATTTTTGGGTAAAACTATGACACTCTTGAATAAATAAGTTAGTAATCCACAATTTTAACAACATATGCACTTTATTGAATTCTACTTGAAAATACAGAGTTAAAATCTTCAGACTCACAGAAAAGAAGTAGCAAAGTTAGGTCTTGAAcagttcaaaacaatttttcataaaaaaaagttgtaattcATAGGCATTTATTTGAGCTCTATAATTACAAAAGACGGAAGATCATAATTTGTATATTTGTTTATGGTTCATGACAAAATAATGACACATATTCTAAGTGtaaatttcatattttattttctttaaaaagttaAGCAACCAATAAATAGAAAAGATAGAAAGAATCTAATGTCTAAACTTAAAAAACATGGAATACAACTCAGCTATCAGCTGGTTATGTTTAGATTATTCAGGTAGATAAATtctactttatttatttatttattttttatcataAGCTGCTTTAAGTGGATAGTAATTTCGTCACCATATATTCATTCATATGTTGTTTTAAAGAAAAAATTATGATCATAGGGAAAGATAATCATATTTTAATCAACAATGATAAATACTAACATCAATTTCAATTCTATAACATGTTGAGTAAATCACATTTTTCGTTCCTGTGCTGATATGCAAATTATGGATTAGGTccctaaaagattttttttttttttttttttggcatggAGGATCCTTGTACTTTTGGTTTATTTTGGGTTCAGGCTTTTCACTGAAGCAAAAAAACTCTTTCTTGACAAACATGGAATTGAACCCTGACCTTGAAGATGTAGTTACAAAAGATGGAAAATCATAATTTATATATTCATTTATGTTTCTTGACAAAATGATTGCACTGAAAATAAGTTtcacatatttatattttttttattaggaaGGTAACAAAATCTGCTTTTTTAGGCCAGTTTTAAGTGGATAGTGATTTCCTCACCCAACATATTTGCATTCACAATATATTTAGAGATATAAAAACTGATGGTAAAAGATAATCATTAATTAATCAACAAAATGTTGACATCATATccaataatttagttaattttcATTATTGTAACATATTTATAGTAATTTAACAATACAATGATACGAAATGGAGATTTCCTtttgtttttttggaaaaaataaatatatcattCCACCTATGAAATCTGATTAAATAGAAATGTCATCTAACATCTTTTGTCCTTATctgcttttaatatttaaagtcaactgtgattaaaaataaaaaataaagtaagaATATGGGTTGAACAAGATGCTTCTATAGCAGCTGTAGACATATTCTAGTTTATATATTTCTTTCTACTCTGTTAGAAAATGTTCCCATCTGAAAATTTCCTCCATATTTTTCTAGCAATAACTCGTTTATTTCCATTTCTCTGTTTCTAATGAAAATGTTCCCGTCTGAAAATTTCCTCCATATTTTCATAAATAATCGTTGATTATCATAATGGCATCATCAATGTGAAAACAACTAGCATCATTGAAAATGATAAGAAATTACTTGAGCTTTTTCCTAAAACTGAAATTTCTTGGAAACTcacatctttatatatatatatatatatatatatatatatatatatatatatatatatatatatatatatatatatatatatatatatatatatatatatatatatatatatatatatatatatatatatatatatatatacatagttCATTTCCCTGTGGTGCTCAGACCACAAGCTTTTGATCTGAAAAAATCCACTCATTGATggcatcttcatcatcttctccctCTGCTCCAACCTTTTCTTCTCATTTATGGAATTACGACGTTTTCCTTAGTTTTAGAGGAGAAGATACTCGTCGAACTTTTGTTGATCACCTCTACACAGCTCTTGAACAACAAGGGATCAACACTTACAAGGAAGACATAGCACTTCCTCGGGGTGAATCTATCAGCCCATCCCTTAAGAAGGCTATCAGCGAATCACATATTGCTGTCATCATATTCTCTAAAAGCTATGCAGATTCGTCGTGGTGCTTGGATGAGCTTTCACATATTATGAGATGCAGGGATACAAGAGGGCAAATCATTATGCCCATATTTTATGATGTAGATCCCTCTGATGTGCGAAAACAAAAACGGAAATACAAAGAAGCATTTACCAAACACGAGTGGGAGAACAAGACCAAGGTTGAATCTTGGAGAAAAGCACTTGTGGATGCAAGTAGCATTTCTGGATGGGAAATGAGGAACATTGCTAATGGGTAATTTTCTTCGTTTTTGTACTTTTTATGCTTAAGATATGCTATACAACGCACATATACTTCTAACTTGAAACACAGAAGTTTTGACTAGATCACCTGATCAGAGCTGAATAGAAACGTGTAGAAGATTATGAGATGCTTCACACTTGCACTAGATGTGGTTTGTTATGTTAGTTCTAATTCCATACTTAACACCTCGTTTCAAGTTACAACAGAAATATATCTTTCTTTAGTTTTTGCTTTTTGAAACTATTCTATCTATCTCAAAAAGTTGTTACAACTACTTGATATATATTGTTTTTACCAGTTCTATCTGGATATGAAATATGAAGGGTAATTAGGAATATTTTTCCTTATTTTATGGAGCATGAAACAGATTACATCTTTTGTCAATATGAGCATATATTAATTATCTTTGTATATCCAATATGCAGGCATGAATCACAAGGCATCAAACAAATTGTTGTCGAAATTTCACAGAAGGTGCAGCTTGTAGCTTCAAGTGCAAATGAGAACCTAATCGGAATATCAGTTCGCATGCAACGCCTGAAATCAGAGTTACAAATTGGGTCCGGTGGTGTGCGTATGATTGGAATATGGGGGGTTGGGGGTGGTGGTAAGACTACTCTTGCATCTGCTGTATATGAGGAGATCTCTAGGGAATTTGATGGTTGCTGCTTTGTAGACAATATCCGAGAGAAATCAAGTAAAAACCgattggaaaagttacaaaaagaaaTTCTTTCTGATGTTTTGAAACAAAAGCAAACACATGTACGTAGGGTTGAGGAAGGAAGACACATGATAAAGGGTAGGTTATGCCAGAAAAAGGTATTGATTGTTCTTGATGATGTTGATCGCCTTGACCAACTAAAAGCGTTAGCTGGATCACATAATTGGTTCGGTGATGGAAGCCGAATAATAATCACAACAAGAGATGAACATTTATTAACTGCACACAGAGTAAATGTGATACATGATATTAGGTTACTGAATGATAATGAATCGCTTATGCTCATTCGCAAGCATGCACCCCGGGATAGTAGACCCGTGGAAGATTATGAGCATCTTTCAAAAGAGGTGGTCTCTTATGCTGGTGGGCTTCCGTTAGCACTTACGGTTCTTGGTTCTTTTCTGTGTGACAAAGACATTAATGAGTGGAGGAGTGCATTAGCCAGACTAAAAGAGATCCCAGATATTGATATTCTGAAAAAGCTCAAAATCAGCTATGATGGACTTACAAAGCTTGAGAAAGATTTGTTCCTAGATATTGCATGTTTCTTTAGGCGGCAAGACAAAGATGATGCAATGAAGATCCTTGATGCTTGTGGTTTTCAGCCTGTTATAGGCATAAAGGTGTTGGTACAAAAGGCTCTCATAACTATTTCAGAATATGGAGAGTTTGATATGCATGATCTGGTGCAAGAAATGGCACACTACATTGTTAGAGGGGAACATCCTAACAATCCTGAAAAACATAGTAGAATTTGGGAGAATGATGATATTATGAAAATATGTGCTATGGATGCAACCACGGTAATGGTTAAGCTAGCTCTGcatgatatatatgtatgtataattaaacaAATACTTCTAACTCCACCCCGACACCATTTTGCTTCTCTATGACAGGAACTTGACATGATTGAAGCAATAAGATTTGGATATTATGTGTATGAGTCTCAAAGATATAAACATCTTTCTCCAATTATTGCAAATGCGAAGAACCTTAGGTGGATTGAATGGCACGGTGAATTTGCAAGTCATTTGCTTAGTAACTTTCCACAAAGGAAGCTTTGTCATCTAAAATTGCAAAAAAGCTTGCAAAAACAACTCTGGGAGGGTTATAAGGTAATTTGTACTGTCTATCTAATCAAGAGATGAAAACAAAGTGGATGATCGATGCTTGATCTGACCAGTTGTTGGTGTCATTACTCATTAAGCAGCTTCAGTTATTTTTTCTCCATAACTAGCCAGTACTGAAAGCATGATCCTTTATATAGTAATTTTTCTTTGTGTTATTATGGATAAACTCTGAAATATAACTTCTCTAATATGATATTGACACATTAGTAATTTTAatccatgttatatatatatatatatatatatatatatatatatatatatatatatatatatatatatatatatatatatatatatatatatatatatatatatatatatatatatatatatatatatataacattggtGTCATtgattttcttccaaaaatcttttattatttttgttgttaTAAATGATATTAGGTAGGATTGTTATATAAACAAACACTTCAAATGATTTAAGTATATTTTTTGGCTAATCGTAATGACAGagatacattttttattttctttaatttgTATATGTATGTGTGCCAAAAATTTTACTTGTTAGCACTTGTATGCAATAGTTGCTGCCAAATTTGAAGACAGTGGAACTTGAGAATCTGAATAACCTAATCATGACACCAGATTTTGATGGACTTCCTAATCTTGAAAGATTCTATCTTCATGGACCTGAGCTTTTAGAAGAGATTCATCCATCGATTGGACGCTTGGAAAAGCTTGTTTTCTTATCTATAGAATTTTGTACCAGTCTTAAGATGTTTCCACCCATTAATATTCCCGGACTACAGAAACTTGAGACCCTTTCAATCGTAGGGTGCAGGAAACTTTTTAAGCTCTCAGAGATCCAACAACAGAAGATGGAGAATTTACTGCATCTTGATTTGGACAATAGTAGTAATGAGGGTGCATCCTACATAGAATCTTGTTCGAACTTTTTTGTTATTTGTTGGAGGTGTGGTTGCAGCAATCTTCCTGGTGTAGAATGTTGTGTAGAGGATCCTTGTTTACGTCACAACATGAAGCCTTGTTTAAGTGATAACAACATGAACCACATAGGGCGGCTGTTTTTTCTTAAGGACCTAAAAAAGTTGGATCTCAGCTACAGCAGTTTGGGAGATGAAGAAATGGGCTGTGCTGTTTGGGAGTTGCCCAACCTGCTAAAACTTACTCTATTAGGAAATGAATTTTCACTTTTAAATTTTAGTCTCTTGCAAGTTCCTCGACTCAAATGGCTCGATGTGTCAGAGTGCAAAGGCCTGGTAGAAGTGTCAGAGCTGCCATCGAGTATAGCTGTTGTTGAAGCAATTGACTGTAGGTCACTTGAAAGCTTTGGAGATATTTCAAACTGTAAATGGTTGTGGAAAATCTCACTTGTTTGGTGTGACAAACTTGGTGATGGTGACATATTACTAGACTCCATGCTCAAGGTTTGTCTTACTTACGTTTTGAATTTCA
This window encodes:
- the LOC111906275 gene encoding TMV resistance protein N isoform X1 produces the protein MASSSSSPSAPTFSSHLWNYDVFLSFRGEDTRRTFVDHLYTALEQQGINTYKEDIALPRGESISPSLKKAISESHIAVIIFSKSYADSSWCLDELSHIMRCRDTRGQIIMPIFYDVDPSDVRKQKRKYKEAFTKHEWENKTKVESWRKALVDASSISGWEMRNIANGHESQGIKQIVVEISQKVQLVASSANENLIGISVRMQRLKSELQIGSGGVRMIGIWGVGGGGKTTLASAVYEEISREFDGCCFVDNIREKSSKNRLEKLQKEILSDVLKQKQTHVRRVEEGRHMIKGRLCQKKVLIVLDDVDRLDQLKALAGSHNWFGDGSRIIITTRDEHLLTAHRVNVIHDIRLLNDNESLMLIRKHAPRDSRPVEDYEHLSKEVVSYAGGLPLALTVLGSFLCDKDINEWRSALARLKEIPDIDILKKLKISYDGLTKLEKDLFLDIACFFRRQDKDDAMKILDACGFQPVIGIKVLVQKALITISEYGEFDMHDLVQEMAHYIVRGEHPNNPEKHSRIWENDDIMKICAMDATTELDMIEAIRFGYYVYESQRYKHLSPIIANAKNLRWIEWHGEFASHLLSNFPQRKLCHLKLQKSLQKQLWEGYKLLPNLKTVELENLNNLIMTPDFDGLPNLERFYLHGPELLEEIHPSIGRLEKLVFLSIEFCTSLKMFPPINIPGLQKLETLSIVGCRKLFKLSEIQQQKMENLLHLDLDNSSNEGASYIESCSNFFVICWRCGCSNLPGVECCVEDPCLRHNMKPCLSDNNMNHIGRLFFLKDLKKLDLSYSSLGDEEMGCAVWELPNLLKLTLLGNEFSLLNFSLLQVPRLKWLDVSECKGLVEVSELPSSIAVVEAIDCRSLESFGDISNCKWLWKISLVWCDKLGDGDILLDSMLKGNASEDYFINITLTYQIPKVFVGRMFRVRTFTWCLPDGWYNDFCGFLICVVTRMLVFPAINVVIKQEVDKDSPFELSQESNEAVEPKYNASSTTYVGYISFGSLRHTTFLYSSYTMISFSLDSMHQSSSDAESYVGAQLVSRKSNGDQPQTTKVATDSSEFWNIEEFNDRIQTFTIQDDTKSSVKIKWQL
- the LOC111906275 gene encoding TMV resistance protein N isoform X2; translated protein: MWFVMHESQGIKQIVVEISQKVQLVASSANENLIGISVRMQRLKSELQIGSGGVRMIGIWGVGGGGKTTLASAVYEEISREFDGCCFVDNIREKSSKNRLEKLQKEILSDVLKQKQTHVRRVEEGRHMIKGRLCQKKVLIVLDDVDRLDQLKALAGSHNWFGDGSRIIITTRDEHLLTAHRVNVIHDIRLLNDNESLMLIRKHAPRDSRPVEDYEHLSKEVVSYAGGLPLALTVLGSFLCDKDINEWRSALARLKEIPDIDILKKLKISYDGLTKLEKDLFLDIACFFRRQDKDDAMKILDACGFQPVIGIKVLVQKALITISEYGEFDMHDLVQEMAHYIVRGEHPNNPEKHSRIWENDDIMKICAMDATTELDMIEAIRFGYYVYESQRYKHLSPIIANAKNLRWIEWHGEFASHLLSNFPQRKLCHLKLQKSLQKQLWEGYKLLPNLKTVELENLNNLIMTPDFDGLPNLERFYLHGPELLEEIHPSIGRLEKLVFLSIEFCTSLKMFPPINIPGLQKLETLSIVGCRKLFKLSEIQQQKMENLLHLDLDNSSNEGASYIESCSNFFVICWRCGCSNLPGVECCVEDPCLRHNMKPCLSDNNMNHIGRLFFLKDLKKLDLSYSSLGDEEMGCAVWELPNLLKLTLLGNEFSLLNFSLLQVPRLKWLDVSECKGLVEVSELPSSIAVVEAIDCRSLESFGDISNCKWLWKISLVWCDKLGDGDILLDSMLKGNASEDYFINITLTYQIPKVFVGRMFRVRTFTWCLPDGWYNDFCGFLICVVTRMLVFPAINVVIKQEVDKDSPFELSQESNEAVEPKYNASSTTYVGYISFGSLRHTTFLYSSYTMISFSLDSMHQSSSDAESYVGAQLVSRKSNGDQPQTTKVATDSSEFWNIEEFNDRIQTFTIQDDTKSSVKIKWQL